The following is a genomic window from Borrelia coriaceae.
AATTCATTTCTAACAGTATCAATTTTGTTGTCAAGTTCATTGAATTTATTGTCAATCTTTACATTAAGATTGTTTTCAACATTATTGATTTTATTGTCAAGTTCATTGAATTTATTGTCAATTTTATTATCAAGTTCATTGAATTTATTGTCAATTTTGTTATTTAAGTTATTCTCAACGTTGTCAATTTTGTTGTCAAGGTTTTTAATATCAGATTTTAATTCATTTCTAACGGTATTGATTTTATTATCAAGTTCATTGAATTTATTGTCAATTTTATTATCAAGGTCTTTAATTTCAGACTGTAAACTTGCTTCAACCCTCTGAATTTCTGCTTGTAGCAGTGCTTCAACCTTTTCAAGTTTTATGTCAAAGTTTTCTTTTAAAAACTCAATGTCTTTGTAAGTTAACTCATTTCTATAGTACCTATAAGATAAATCAATAGCAATATCTTTATTAATGCCTGCTTTAGTAAGTTCGGCTATAACCATTTGTTGAGTAATTATTGGTTGAGGAAGTGCCATGATAGTCTCCTTAAGTATAATTATACAGTAAAAAGTGGTAAATTGGAAGTATTTTGTATTGTGGGAACGAATATCTACTAATGGATGTTATTCTGAGAAGGATTTCAAGTTATAAGAATAATAGTGAATAGTACAGAGGTGGTTAGTATAGTAGAAAGAAGAAAAAATATTTTTTGCAGCGATTTTTAGATCTTTTAAATAGTGGTAAATATTTTGTTTACTTTAAATTTA
Proteins encoded in this region:
- the bdr gene encoding Bdr family repetitive protein, with the translated sequence MALPQPIITQQMVIAELTKAGINKDIAIDLSYRYYRNELTYKDIEFLKENFDIKLEKVEALLQAEIQRVEASLQSEIKDLDNKIDNKFNELDNKINTVRNELKSDIKNLDNKIDNVENNLNNKIDNKFNELDNKIDNKFNELDNKINNVENNLNVKIDNKFNELDNKIDTVRNELKSYVSNEISIVRKDISNLEKNNKWIFGLTFALWLTILGGFIALILK